A single genomic interval of Megalobrama amblycephala isolate DHTTF-2021 linkage group LG17, ASM1881202v1, whole genome shotgun sequence harbors:
- the myl12.2 gene encoding myosin, light chain 12, genome duplicate 2 — MSSKRAKGKTTKKRPQRATSNVFAMFDQSQIQEFKEAFNMIDQNRDGFIDKEDLHDMLASLGKNPTDEYLEAMMNEAPGPINFTMFLTMFGEKLNGTDPEDVIKNAFACFDEEGTGFIQEDYLRELLTTMGDRFTDEEVDELFREAPIDKKGNFNYVEFTRILKHGAKDKDD; from the exons ATGTCTAGCAAAAGGGCAAAGGGAAAAACCACCAAAAAGCGCCCCCAGCGGGCCACGTCAAATGTGTTTGCCATGTTCGACCAGTCACAGATCCAGGAATTCAAGGAAGCTTTCAACATGATCGATCAGAACCGTGATGGCTTCATTGATAAGGAGGATCTGCATGATATGTTGGCCTCGTTAG GTAAGAACCCCACAGATGAATACCTAGAGGCGATGATGAATGAAGCCCCTGGTCCCATTAACTTCACCATGTTCCTCACAATGTTTGGAGAGAAACTTAATGGAACAGACCCTGAGGATGTCATCAAAAACGCCTTTGCTTGTTTTGATGAGGAGGGGACGG GTTTTATTCAGGAGGACTATCTGAGGGAACTCTTGACCACTATGGGAGACAGGTTCACAGATGAAGAAGTAGACGAGCTGTTTAGAGAGGCCCCTATCGACAAGAAAGGAAACTTCAATTATGTGGAATTCACACGCATTCTGAAGCACGGCGCTAAAGACAAGGATGATTAG